The following coding sequences lie in one Erwinia amylovora genomic window:
- the flgE gene encoding flagellar hook protein FlgE produces MGFSQAVSGLNAASSNLDVIGNNISNSATAGFKSSTVAFADMFAGSKVGLGTKVASVVQDFNDGTTTNTSRGLDVAISSAGFFRMADANGGVFYSRNGQFTLDQNRNIVNMQGLHLTGYPATGTPPAVQTGANPVALSVPATAMTAKATTTAAITANLNSTDAVKNYANLNINDTTTYNAKSSMTTFDSLGNAHTVNLYFVKTADNNWTVHPVDASTGTAGADTNLVFNANGQLVTPNNGQVSFTMGQLNGSNGPTTLNVNLTGSQQQNNGKSTFGNPTQDGYKPGELTSYQINDDGTLVGTYSNEQTQLLGQIVLSNFANPEGLKSEGDNVWSSTAASGQALSGIAGTGNLGTLTAGALESSNVDLSKELVNMIVAQRNYQSNAQTIKTQDQILNTLVNLR; encoded by the coding sequence ATGGGCTTTTCACAAGCGGTAAGCGGTTTAAACGCCGCATCCAGCAATCTCGACGTTATCGGTAACAACATTTCCAACTCCGCCACGGCAGGCTTTAAATCCAGCACCGTAGCTTTTGCCGACATGTTTGCCGGTTCTAAAGTCGGCCTGGGGACAAAAGTCGCATCGGTTGTGCAGGACTTTAACGACGGTACCACGACCAATACCAGCCGCGGGCTTGATGTTGCTATCAGTTCAGCGGGCTTCTTTCGTATGGCCGATGCCAACGGCGGGGTTTTCTACAGCCGTAACGGCCAGTTTACCCTCGACCAGAATCGCAACATCGTTAACATGCAGGGCCTGCATTTGACCGGTTACCCGGCAACCGGAACCCCGCCAGCCGTGCAGACCGGGGCGAATCCGGTGGCGCTTAGCGTGCCAGCTACGGCGATGACGGCGAAAGCCACCACCACCGCCGCGATAACCGCCAACCTCAACTCCACGGATGCGGTTAAGAATTACGCTAATTTAAATATAAACGATACAACAACTTACAACGCCAAGTCCTCGATGACTACCTTCGACTCGCTGGGCAACGCGCACACCGTTAACCTCTATTTCGTTAAAACTGCCGATAACAACTGGACGGTCCATCCGGTGGATGCCTCTACGGGTACCGCCGGCGCTGATACCAACCTGGTGTTTAACGCCAATGGTCAACTTGTCACGCCAAATAATGGACAGGTGAGCTTCACCATGGGCCAGCTGAACGGTTCCAACGGGCCAACCACGCTGAATGTCAACCTGACCGGTAGCCAGCAGCAAAACAACGGTAAAAGCACCTTCGGCAACCCGACGCAGGACGGCTATAAGCCTGGCGAACTGACCAGTTATCAGATCAACGATGACGGTACGCTGGTCGGAACCTACTCCAATGAGCAGACCCAGCTGCTTGGTCAAATCGTGCTGTCCAATTTTGCCAACCCGGAAGGTCTTAAGTCAGAAGGCGATAACGTGTGGTCATCGACCGCAGCTTCGGGCCAGGCGTTGAGCGGCATCGCCGGTACCGGCAACCTCGGCACGCTGACCGCCGGCGCGCTGGAGTCATCCAATGTCGATCTGAGCAAAGAACTGGTCAATATGATCGTTGCACAACGTAACTATCAGTCCAACGCTCAGACCATCAAAACACAGGATCAGATCCTGAACACGCTGGTCAACTTGCGTTAA
- a CDS encoding flagellar basal body rod protein FlgF: MDHAIYTAMGAASQTLDQQAVTASNLANASTPGFRAQLNAARAVPVEGLSLPTRTLVTASTPGADMSQGALDYTERALDVAMQGDGWLAVQTADGSEAYTRNGNMQVSPTGQLSVQGNAVMGDGGPIAIPQGAQITIAADGSITALNPGDAPNATVQLGKLKLVKAVGNELTRGDDGMFRVSASAQAQRGATLPLDPTMKVMPGVLEGSNVKATQTMVDMIANARRFEMQMKVISSVDENEQKANQLLSIG; encoded by the coding sequence ATGGATCACGCGATATATACCGCCATGGGGGCGGCCAGTCAGACCCTCGATCAGCAGGCGGTAACGGCCAGCAACCTGGCCAATGCCTCGACGCCCGGCTTTCGTGCACAGCTTAACGCCGCCCGCGCGGTGCCGGTTGAGGGGCTTTCGTTGCCAACCCGTACGCTGGTGACCGCCTCCACGCCAGGGGCGGATATGAGCCAGGGGGCGCTGGATTACACCGAACGTGCGCTGGACGTGGCAATGCAGGGTGACGGCTGGCTGGCGGTGCAGACCGCAGACGGCAGCGAGGCCTACACCCGCAACGGCAATATGCAGGTCAGTCCGACCGGGCAGCTTAGCGTACAGGGCAATGCGGTGATGGGCGATGGCGGGCCAATTGCTATTCCGCAAGGCGCGCAGATCACCATCGCTGCTGACGGCTCAATAACCGCGCTAAATCCCGGCGATGCGCCGAACGCCACTGTCCAGCTGGGCAAACTGAAACTGGTCAAAGCCGTGGGTAACGAACTGACGCGCGGTGATGACGGTATGTTTCGCGTTTCTGCCAGCGCTCAGGCGCAGCGCGGTGCCACGCTGCCGCTTGACCCGACGATGAAAGTGATGCCCGGCGTATTGGAAGGCAGTAACGTCAAAGCCACGCAAACCATGGTCGATATGATCGCCAATGCCCGCCGCTTCGAAATGCAGATGAAAGTCATTTCCAGCGTCGACGAAAACGAACAAAAAGCCAACCAGCTGCTGTCAATCGGCTGA
- the flgG gene encoding flagellar basal-body rod protein FlgG: protein MIRSLWIAKTGLDAQQTNMDVIANNLANVSTNGFKRQRAVFEDLMYQTMRQPGAQSSEQTTLPSGLQIGTGTRPVATERLHNQGNLSQTDSSKDVAINGQGFFSVQMPDGTTAYTRDGSFQTDQNGQLVTNAGFPVQPAIVIPANSLSMTVSRDGVVSVTQQGQANPVQVGQLTLSTFMNDAGLSSMGENLYQETQASGVPNESNPGNNGAGTLYQGYVETSNVNVAEELVSMIQTQRAYEINSKAISTSDQMLAKLTQI, encoded by the coding sequence ATGATCCGTTCTCTATGGATTGCCAAGACGGGCCTTGACGCCCAGCAGACAAATATGGACGTTATCGCCAACAACCTGGCCAACGTCAGTACCAACGGCTTCAAGCGCCAGCGTGCGGTATTTGAAGATCTGATGTACCAGACGATGCGGCAGCCGGGGGCGCAGTCATCCGAACAAACCACGCTGCCTTCGGGCTTGCAGATCGGTACCGGTACGCGGCCCGTTGCCACAGAGCGGCTGCATAACCAGGGCAACCTGTCGCAGACCGACTCATCAAAAGACGTAGCCATCAATGGCCAGGGCTTCTTTTCGGTGCAGATGCCGGACGGCACCACTGCCTATACCCGCGATGGCTCTTTCCAGACCGATCAAAACGGCCAGCTGGTGACTAACGCCGGTTTTCCGGTGCAGCCGGCCATTGTTATCCCGGCTAACTCCCTGAGCATGACCGTGAGCCGTGACGGCGTGGTCAGTGTAACGCAACAGGGCCAGGCCAATCCGGTACAGGTCGGCCAGCTGACGCTCAGCACCTTTATGAACGATGCCGGGCTGTCGAGCATGGGGGAAAACCTGTACCAGGAAACGCAAGCTTCCGGCGTGCCCAATGAAAGTAACCCCGGCAATAACGGGGCCGGTACGCTGTATCAGGGCTATGTGGAAACCTCCAACGTTAACGTAGCGGAAGAGTTGGTAAGCATGATCCAGACTCAACGCGCCTATGAAATTAACAGTAAGGCTATCAGTACATCCGACCAGATGCTGGCCAAGCTGACGCAGATTTAA
- a CDS encoding flagellar basal body L-ring protein FlgH, whose amino-acid sequence MARQISLSGRWLVATLLLTLNGCALVPRKPLVEGSTTAQPLPASPAMVNGSIFQGVMPMNYGYQPLFEDRRPRNIGDTLTITLQENVSASKSSSANAGRDGSAEFGLTATPRALVGLLGGDKANLGGSGKNDFEGKGGATAKNTFTGTITVTVNQVLPNGNLNVVGEKQIEINQGTEFIRFSGVVNPRTISASNSVVSSQVADARIEYVGNGYINEAQTMGWLQRFFLNISPM is encoded by the coding sequence ATGGCACGGCAGATCTCATTGTCTGGACGTTGGTTAGTCGCCACCTTGCTGCTGACGCTCAACGGTTGTGCGTTAGTTCCCCGCAAGCCACTGGTTGAAGGTTCGACAACGGCTCAGCCGCTGCCTGCTTCACCCGCCATGGTCAACGGCTCCATTTTTCAGGGGGTGATGCCGATGAACTATGGCTACCAGCCGCTGTTTGAGGATCGGCGTCCGCGCAATATTGGCGACACATTAACCATCACGCTGCAGGAAAATGTCAGCGCCAGCAAGAGCTCTTCTGCTAATGCCGGGCGCGACGGCAGCGCCGAATTCGGCCTGACCGCTACGCCGCGTGCGCTGGTGGGCCTGCTCGGTGGCGATAAAGCCAACCTTGGCGGAAGCGGTAAAAATGATTTTGAAGGCAAAGGTGGCGCGACCGCCAAAAATACCTTCACCGGCACGATCACCGTCACCGTCAATCAAGTGCTGCCTAACGGCAACCTGAACGTGGTCGGTGAAAAGCAGATTGAAATTAATCAGGGAACTGAGTTTATTCGCTTCTCTGGCGTTGTTAACCCACGCACGATTAGCGCCAGTAACAGCGTTGTTTCAAGCCAGGTGGCAGATGCGCGTATTGAATACGTCGGGAACGGCTATATCAACGAAGCACAAACCATGGGCTGGCTGCAGCGGTTCTTCCTGAACATATCACCGATGTAA
- a CDS encoding flagellar basal body P-ring protein FlgI: protein MRNVLIRTALLLTLALSALAHADRIRDLTTVGGVRENSLIGYGLVVGLDGTGDQTTQTPFTTQSLSNMLSQLGITVPAGTNMQLKNVAAVMVTAKLPAFGRQGQVVDVVVSSLGNAKSLRGGTLLMTPLKGVDNQVYALAQGNILIGGASAAAGGNAVQVNQVNGGRITGGATIERELPNNFGTSNVVSLFLNQEDFGMAQRISDAINSRGGYGMAQAVDGRTVQIRTSANNTSQVRLLADIQNIDVSAPVQDAKVIINSRTGSVVMNREVMLTQCAIAQGSLSVTVNQTQNVNQPNTPFGGGQTVVTPQTQIDMRQSGGALQTVNASANLNSVVRAMNALGAKPIDLMSILQAMQSAGCLHAKLEII from the coding sequence ATGCGTAATGTACTGATTCGAACTGCCCTGCTGCTAACGCTGGCATTGAGCGCCCTGGCCCACGCCGATCGTATTCGCGATCTGACCACCGTAGGTGGCGTACGTGAAAACTCCCTGATCGGCTACGGCCTGGTCGTAGGGCTGGACGGCACCGGTGACCAGACCACCCAGACTCCGTTCACCACGCAGAGTTTGAGCAACATGCTGTCGCAGTTGGGCATCACCGTGCCGGCCGGCACCAATATGCAGCTGAAAAACGTGGCGGCGGTGATGGTCACGGCGAAACTGCCGGCCTTTGGTCGCCAGGGGCAGGTGGTGGATGTGGTGGTTTCCTCGCTGGGTAATGCCAAGAGTCTGCGCGGCGGTACCTTATTAATGACCCCGTTGAAAGGGGTGGATAATCAGGTCTATGCGCTGGCACAGGGCAACATTTTGATTGGTGGTGCCAGCGCCGCCGCCGGCGGCAACGCCGTGCAGGTTAACCAGGTTAACGGCGGACGTATTACCGGCGGTGCCACCATCGAGCGCGAACTGCCAAATAACTTCGGCACCAGCAATGTGGTCAGTCTCTTTCTTAACCAGGAAGATTTTGGTATGGCCCAACGCATCAGCGATGCGATTAACAGCCGTGGCGGCTACGGTATGGCGCAGGCGGTAGACGGCCGCACCGTCCAGATCCGCACCAGCGCCAACAATACCTCGCAGGTGCGTCTGCTGGCCGATATTCAGAATATCGACGTTTCCGCACCGGTTCAGGATGCCAAAGTGATTATCAACTCGCGTACCGGATCGGTAGTGATGAACCGCGAAGTGATGCTGACACAATGTGCTATTGCGCAGGGCAGCCTGTCGGTAACGGTCAATCAGACCCAGAACGTCAACCAGCCCAATACGCCGTTTGGCGGCGGGCAGACGGTGGTGACGCCGCAAACGCAGATAGATATGCGCCAAAGCGGCGGCGCGCTGCAAACCGTTAATGCCAGCGCCAATCTGAACAGCGTGGTGCGCGCCATGAACGCGCTGGGCGCCAAACCTATTGACCTGATGTCTATCTTACAGGCGATGCAGAGCGCCGGCTGTCTGCATGCCAAACTGGAAATTATCTGA
- the flgJ gene encoding flagellar assembly peptidoglycan hydrolase FlgJ, whose translation MSDHSQSLTSAAYDSRSLNDLKRLASSDPKAHAREVAKQVEGMFVQMMMKSMRQALPQDGLLSTEQTRLYTSMYDQQIGQQIGAKGLGLADLIVKQMEMPQAPDEQAGTVPMPLDKRFINTLPPSEMEQMVRKAVPRFLGNEMPLSGDNGDFIARLMQPAQAASEQSGIPHHLILAQAALESGWGQRQILTRDGKPSFNLFAIKATGSWQGKTTDVMTTEYEGGAAKKVKQTFRVYDSYFEALNDYVKLLSNNPRYAAVTSASSPEQGAKALQAAGYATDPNYAQKLVGMIQQFKNMGEKVVKAYSQDLGDLF comes from the coding sequence ATGAGTGACCACAGCCAGTCTCTGACGAGCGCGGCCTATGACAGCCGCTCGCTCAACGACCTGAAACGTTTAGCCTCCAGCGACCCCAAAGCGCATGCGCGTGAAGTGGCTAAACAGGTAGAGGGGATGTTTGTGCAGATGATGATGAAAAGTATGCGCCAGGCGCTGCCGCAGGATGGCCTGCTAAGTACCGAACAGACGCGGCTTTACACATCGATGTACGATCAGCAGATTGGCCAGCAGATCGGGGCAAAAGGTTTAGGCCTGGCCGACCTGATCGTCAAACAGATGGAAATGCCGCAGGCGCCGGATGAGCAAGCCGGCACGGTGCCGATGCCGCTGGATAAGCGCTTTATCAACACGCTTCCGCCCTCAGAGATGGAGCAGATGGTACGTAAAGCGGTGCCGCGCTTCTTGGGTAACGAGATGCCGCTGTCCGGTGACAACGGCGACTTTATCGCCAGGCTGATGCAGCCGGCCCAGGCGGCCAGTGAACAGAGCGGCATCCCGCACCATTTGATCCTCGCTCAGGCGGCGCTGGAATCCGGCTGGGGCCAGCGGCAGATCCTCACGCGTGACGGTAAACCGAGCTTCAACCTGTTTGCGATCAAAGCGACGGGCAGCTGGCAGGGTAAAACCACCGATGTGATGACCACGGAATATGAGGGCGGTGCAGCGAAGAAGGTGAAGCAAACGTTCCGCGTCTACGACTCTTATTTCGAAGCGTTGAACGATTACGTGAAGTTACTGAGTAACAATCCGCGCTATGCGGCGGTGACCAGCGCCTCCTCGCCGGAGCAGGGAGCAAAGGCCCTGCAGGCTGCGGGTTACGCTACCGACCCGAACTACGCGCAAAAGCTGGTTGGAATGATCCAGCAGTTCAAAAACATGGGCGAAAAAGTGGTTAAAGCTTACAGCCAGGATTTGGGTGATTTGTTTTAA
- the flgK gene encoding flagellar hook-associated protein FlgK: MSNLINTAMSGLSASSAALNTTSNNITNYAVTGYSRQTTVLNQSASTLSGGNYYGNGAAVSSVYREYDQFINKQLLAASTQSSALSTQAGQMSNIDDMMSGTTNNLSTNIQDFFKSLQTLASNASDSSSRQAVLGKAEGLVNQFKVSDTYLANLDSGLNTSIKSTVGQVNNYAEQIANINQQIAKLKGAGAGSEPNNLLDKRDLLVSELNKLVGVNVSQQDGGSYSISIGNGISLVQGDRFEQLAAVPSSADPARTTIASVDSVTGAKTEIAESQFTSGSLGGLLAFRNDLDGVRNQIGQLALALGSNFNTQHQAGVDSEGDKGEAFFKLGSPSATSNSLNKGNASLSVAYDASKTGDVKASNYKMTLENGSWNLVRLADNSKVTDVDTSTDGTLKFDGLTVTVGATGTAQNNDSYIIKPVSSVISGMSVNITDAAKLAASSPTGGESNNENVKSLLGLQTQDLINGKSTLTQAYASLVADVGNKTSSLEASNTTQSAVVKQLTSQQQSVSGVNLDEEYSNLARYQQYYMANAQVLQTASTLFQSLLTAVS; this comes from the coding sequence ATGTCAAACTTAATTAATACCGCGATGAGCGGCTTGAGCGCTTCATCGGCTGCGCTCAACACCACCAGTAACAACATCACCAACTATGCCGTTACCGGTTATTCACGCCAGACCACGGTGCTGAATCAGAGCGCCAGTACCCTTAGCGGTGGCAATTACTATGGTAATGGTGCGGCCGTCTCCAGCGTTTATCGCGAATATGACCAGTTCATCAATAAGCAACTTTTGGCCGCCAGTACTCAGTCGAGCGCTCTCAGCACTCAGGCAGGCCAGATGTCAAACATTGACGATATGATGTCCGGTACGACCAATAACCTGTCGACCAATATTCAGGACTTCTTTAAATCGCTGCAAACCCTTGCCAGCAACGCCAGCGACTCCTCATCCCGCCAGGCGGTACTGGGTAAAGCCGAAGGGCTGGTTAATCAGTTCAAAGTGAGCGATACCTATCTGGCCAACCTTGACAGCGGCCTGAATACCTCGATCAAGTCTACGGTCGGGCAGGTCAATAATTACGCCGAACAGATTGCCAATATTAACCAGCAGATCGCCAAGCTGAAAGGCGCGGGTGCCGGCAGTGAACCGAACAATCTGCTGGATAAGCGCGATCTGCTGGTCAGCGAGCTGAACAAGCTGGTGGGCGTTAACGTCAGCCAGCAGGATGGCGGCAGCTACAGTATCAGCATCGGCAACGGCATTTCTCTGGTTCAGGGTGACCGCTTTGAGCAGCTCGCTGCCGTCCCTTCCAGCGCCGATCCGGCCCGTACCACGATTGCCAGCGTTGACTCCGTCACCGGGGCAAAGACTGAAATAGCAGAATCTCAGTTTACCAGCGGTTCACTCGGGGGATTACTGGCATTTCGCAACGATCTGGACGGCGTGCGTAATCAGATTGGCCAGCTGGCGCTGGCGTTGGGCAGCAACTTTAATACCCAGCATCAGGCCGGGGTTGACAGCGAAGGCGATAAAGGTGAAGCCTTCTTTAAGCTTGGCAGCCCATCGGCAACGTCCAACAGCCTGAACAAAGGCAATGCCAGCCTGTCAGTAGCATATGACGCCAGTAAAACAGGGGATGTCAAAGCATCCAACTACAAAATGACCCTGGAGAACGGTAGCTGGAACCTGGTTCGACTGGCGGATAACAGCAAGGTCACGGACGTGGACACCAGCACGGACGGCACCTTAAAATTTGACGGGCTGACGGTCACCGTTGGCGCCACCGGCACCGCGCAAAATAATGACAGTTATATTATTAAGCCGGTCAGCAGCGTGATCTCAGGGATGAGCGTTAATATCACCGATGCCGCAAAGCTGGCCGCGTCCAGCCCGACAGGCGGCGAGAGCAATAATGAGAACGTCAAGTCGCTGCTGGGGTTACAAACCCAGGATTTGATTAACGGCAAAAGTACCCTGACGCAGGCTTATGCCAGTCTGGTGGCCGACGTCGGTAACAAAACCAGCTCGCTCGAGGCCAGTAACACCACTCAGTCAGCGGTGGTCAAACAGCTGACCAGTCAGCAACAGTCGGTATCCGGCGTCAACCTTGACGAAGAGTATTCTAACCTGGCGCGCTATCAGCAGTACTACATGGCGAATGCCCAGGTATTGCAGACGGCTTCCACGCTATTCCAGTCGCTGCTTACAGCGGTCAGCTAA
- the flgL gene encoding flagellar hook-associated protein FlgL: protein MRLSTGMIYDQQIQGIQTANSSWLKAGNELATGNRVNKPSDDPVAAAQAVVLSQAQSETSQYETARVFATQNQSTEETTLKQVADVVISAQTTVVAASTGTLSDEDRASFATQLEGIRGQLLNLANSTDGNGRYTFAGYQSDKAPFTSDAGGQITYIGGTIPITQKVDASRTLVTNHTGKQVFDSLTSDAVKEPDGAAGESNIFTILNTAIKSLKVSLTGADKATADAEGENMAKVNRGLRNVLNNVSSVRSEIGTNLQELSNLDSKGDDTTLSLKNQMSTLVGADTTEAISRYTMQQTALKASYTVFQQMSKLSLFSLNS from the coding sequence ATGCGACTCAGTACCGGCATGATATACGACCAGCAGATACAGGGCATCCAGACGGCCAATAGCAGCTGGCTAAAAGCGGGCAATGAACTGGCTACCGGCAATCGCGTCAACAAGCCATCGGATGACCCGGTGGCTGCGGCTCAGGCCGTGGTGCTTTCGCAGGCGCAGTCAGAAACATCGCAGTATGAAACCGCGCGTGTTTTCGCTACGCAAAACCAGTCGACAGAAGAGACCACGCTAAAACAGGTGGCGGATGTGGTGATCAGCGCCCAGACGACCGTTGTGGCCGCATCCACCGGAACGCTGTCCGATGAGGACCGCGCGTCTTTTGCCACGCAGTTGGAAGGTATTCGCGGCCAGCTGCTAAACCTGGCCAACAGCACTGACGGCAACGGCCGCTACACGTTTGCCGGTTATCAAAGTGATAAAGCCCCGTTTACCAGCGATGCCGGAGGCCAAATTACCTATATCGGCGGAACGATCCCGATCACGCAAAAAGTGGATGCCAGCCGAACGCTGGTGACTAACCATACCGGTAAGCAGGTCTTTGACTCGCTGACCAGCGATGCGGTAAAGGAACCAGACGGCGCGGCGGGGGAAAGCAATATCTTCACTATCCTCAATACGGCGATCAAATCGCTCAAGGTGTCGCTGACCGGCGCGGACAAGGCCACGGCTGATGCCGAAGGTGAAAATATGGCTAAGGTTAACCGCGGTTTACGTAATGTGCTGAACAACGTGTCGAGCGTGCGCTCCGAAATCGGGACTAACCTGCAGGAATTGTCCAACCTTGATTCAAAAGGGGACGACACCACCCTGAGTTTGAAAAACCAGATGAGTACACTGGTGGGCGCCGATACCACGGAGGCGATCTCCCGCTATACCATGCAGCAAACCGCTTTAAAGGCTTCTTATACCGTATTCCAGCAGATGTCGAAGCTGTCACTGTTTAGTCTCAATTCGTAA